The DNA segment TCTTGGCAAACCACCAATAAGCCGTGTAGCTCCGCCAAGTACAGAAAGATCGATATATTGGTTTTGGGTAGTCGGATTGCGGTATCCTGTCTGATAAGAAGCACGGATGTTGTTGTTTTCGGCTACAGTGAGCACCCCTGTAATCCTTGGCGTAAACCTGCCTTCAAAATTTGTGCTCTTGTCATACCGCCCGGCAAAAGTCAGTTTAAACTTATCCTTAAATAGTTTCTTACCCAGCTGGGCAAAAGCTCCGTATTCATTGATGTTCAGGTCTTCGTTAAGGTCGTCAAAAATAGTTCCACCTGAACGCAGCTGATACAGCCTTGACGAAGCGCCAATCTGCAGTTCAACTACATTATTTAATGCATTGCTGAAGTTATACATCCCTTCATAATGATACAAATTGGTCTTATCGTCAAACCTTGCCCCATATACACTCTTTGAAGGATCAGTGAGATTGATATTGGTAGCACTGATGTTCGTATTCATGATTTGATTTTTGACATTTTCAAAGGCAACAGTTCCGGGCAAAAGACGTCCCCGTCCTGTGCTGTTTGCAGCTGTCCTGGCCGTTCCATGTGCCGCATCTACCGATTGGCCGCCCAACCGTGCACCTATAAAACTACCAATATAAGCCGGAAACCAGGTATTGTTGGGGCTTGCTACTTCATTAATAGACACACCCAAAACGGAAGAGATATAAGAATCACCAGATCGTTCCTGTGTGGTATAACCTCTTAAAAAGAAATCTTCACCTTTTAGTTCCAGTTTATACTGACCAATACTAAAGTTGCGCAAAGAATAGCGGTCGGCACCTGTATATACAGAAGTTCCACTTCCCCATGTTAGTTGCGCTATTGCTTCTATCGTACTGGTTATCTTATAATTAAATGAACCTGAAGCTTTTAAAGATTTTGTATTGTAATCTACCAGATCTGCTTCATTATAACCATCTCTGGAAATAGATTGGTTAGGTAATAATGCAGGGTAGGTAAGGCCGTAATAAAAAGGGAGATATTGATTGATAACTGCGGGACGAAGTGCAGCAGGCACATTGGTATTGATAAAATTTAAATAAACAGGATAACTTGATCCTGCGGGAACATTACCCAACGCAAGCCTCGGGTCGAATTGGTTGCCCGATGCCTGTAATATTCCAGCCCGGATTGCAGGCTCTATGCTTCCCTGTACCAGGTTGCGCATATTCTGGCTCACTTCATCGCCATAAACGTTGATACCATCATAGTTCGGGTCTGAATTTCTGTCTCCTGGTTTTAAAACATTATTTACCCGGTCAAAATTCCGGGAATCATTTCCGAACCAGTCTTTTGCCTGCAGATAAGAAAAGGTAGCTTTAAAACCAAAGCGGTTGTTCCAGGCTTTGGCCACACGCACGTCAAGCTGGTTAAACTGCTGTACTGCAGAATTGTCGTCATTTACATGGTTTACCCCAGTTTTGAACTGGAAACTCGCGCCCGGATACTTAAAGGGGTTCTTTGAAGTCATTAACAATGTACCATTGATTCCCCCGGCACCATATAAAGCAGAGGAAGCACCAGGCAGCAATTCCACATTGTCTATATCCAATTCCGACAAACCAATAATATTGCCCACAGAGAAATTTAATCCGGGTGCCTGGTTGTCCATTCCATCAACAAACTGATTAAAGCGGGTATTGCCGTTAGAGTTGAACCCACGGGTATTGATAGATTTAAAAGTTAAACTTTGCGTACTCGCTTCTACCCCTTTTAAACTGGTAAGTGCATCGTAAAAAGAAGCGCTGGGCAGTTCCTTAATTGCCGCAGCACCAATTCTTTCAATGGTTACGGGTGATTCCAGGATGCGTTCAGGAGTTCTCGAAGCTGAAATAACAACCTCCTGTCCCAAAATTGCCGTAGGTTCCAGTTCGGCAATCAAATCAGATGTATTACCGGTAATCTCCTGCTCTATTGATGCATAACCCAGGAAAGAAATAACGAGGACAAATGGGGGTTTCTGACTTGTACTAAACGAATATCTGCCATTTGCACCGGTAGCAGTGCCGCTGGTAGTGCCTTTTACTGTGATTCCAACACCTGGTATTGGTTGTTTAGTCTGCTTATCGGTAACCAAGCCACTAACCACGACACTTTGGGCATATACCGTAAATCCGGTAATAGCTAGCAAAAGTGTAAAAATCGCTTTTGTAAACATTTTCCTCATACGTTATTATATTTAGTTTGATTTTAACATAAACTTAATAAATTTTTTGATATTAACAAATTCTATTCGGTTAAATATTTCATTCACAAAATCTAATTTTCGTTGCATTTCAATTAAGTTTTGTGTTAAATTGCCATAGCAATAATTACAGCTGTTAAATTTATAAGACAATATACTTTCAACGAGTTATGATAAATAAAATAAAGGCTTTCATTTGCGTTTTAATCCCAATAGTGCTGGCTTATACACTTAATACAAAATTTGGAGACCTGCCACCCATTTTAAAATTTCTGAATCCCTTTACCGGTTTCTGGCAAAATGCCGAACGTACTGCGGTTAAAGCCCAAAATAAAATTGTCCTGAAAGGTGCGTATCAAAATGTTGATATCGCCTTTGACGATCGGATGATCCCCCATATTTTTGCTCAAAATGACCATGATGTATATTTTGCACAAGGCTACGTTACGGCCATGCACCGTTTATGGCAAATGGATTTTCAAACCCGTTTTGCCGCGGGCCGAATATCGGAAGTTGTGGGTAAAAAAGCAATAGAACTGGATAAATACCAGCGCCGGATGGGAATGGTTTATGGTGCTGAAAACTCCTTAGAGGGAATGATGGCCGACCCACAATCAAAAGAAATGATCCTGGCTTATACTGCGGGTATCAATGCCTATATACATTCTTTGTCCAGATCCCAGTTGCCTATTGAATATAAGATACTTGATTTTAAGCCGGAAGACTGGACACCCATTAAATGTGCCTTGCTTTTAAAGCAAATGTCGGCCGTTCTGGCCATGGGATCCGATGAATTTTATATGACCAACATCAGAAAGAAATTTGGCACAGATGTAGTAAAAGATCTTTTTCCAGATTATCCCTTCAAAGAAGATCCGATTATACCTGTTGGCACAAAATGGGATTTTACACCCCTGCCAATACCCCCAGCACCTGCCTTGTTTAACGAAGCAGTAACGGCAACAATAAAAACCAGGCAAAAAGAAGAAGGTATAGGCAGCAACAACTGGGCACTTTCGGGTGAAAAAACCGCTTCGGGTTATCCGATTCTTGAAAATGACCCTCACCTGGATTTAACCCTTCCTTCCATTTGGTACCAGATTCAGCTACATGCCCCCGGCTTAAATGCTTACGGTGTGTCCCTTCCCGGTGCGCCGGGCATCATTATTGGCTTTAATAAGGATATCGCCTGGGGGGTAACCAATGTAGCCGCTGATGTGCTGGATTTTTACCAGGTTAAATTCAAAGACGATACGCATAAAAATTACTGGTACAACAACCAATGGAAGAATACCAGCAGCCGACTCGAAAAAATTGTAGTCAGGAACGATAAAAATATTATTGATACGGTAATTTATACGCACCATGGTCCGGTAGTATATTTACAGAAAACAGATTTCCCCAAAGCAAAAAATATTCCTGTAGGCAACGCACTTCGCTGGATTGCCCATGAAAAATCAAATGAACTCAAAACTTTTTACTTGCTGAACAGGGGGAAAAATTATGCCGATTACCGCAAAGCACTTACCTTTTATACTGCACCGGCACAGAATTTTATCTTTGCTTCGGCCGAAAATGATATTGCCATTACTGCAAATGGCAAATTTCCGCTTAAATGGAAAGACCAGGGTAAGTTTATACTGGATGGCTCAGACCCTAAAAACGACTGGCAGGGATGGATTCCTTCTTCACAGAACCCTACCGTTAAAAACCCGCCGAGAAATTTTGTAAGCTCGGCCAACCAGAGTTCTACAGACCCAAGCTATCCTTATTATATCAACTGGGAGTTTAGTCCGTATGAACGCGGCAAACGCATTAACGACCGTTTAACAGCCATGAATAAAGCTACGGCCGACAGTATCATCAATATGCAAACGGATAGTTACAGCATTCATGCCCAGAATATCCTGCCTGCAATCCTGGTCATGGTTGACAAGAACAAACTCAACGCTACACAAAAAGAAGCACTTAGCATAGTTACTTCCTGGAATAAATTTTACGATGCAAAGTCACTGGCAGCAAGTGTGTTCGATCTGTGGACCAAACGTCTGCAGTTCAATATCTGGGATGATGAGTTTACCGTCAGCAATATCCCAATGCGGTACCCATCACGCGACAGGACCGTACAGCTCATCCTGAACGAGCCCAATTCTAAATGGATCGATAACATCAATACTCCTGTAAAAGAAACCTTGTCAGACTTAGTTAACGAAGCCTTCAGATACAGCTGCGACAGCCTGGAAAGAAAATATGGTCCAATAGGCAAATCCTGGGAGTGGGGTAACTTTAAGCATACCAATGTACCGCATCTGGCCAAAATACCGGGTTTCGGATCAAAAGTTTTGGTAACAGGGGGTGGAAAAATGACCATTAATGCATTAAGTGAAAGCAATGGCCCCTCATGGAGAATGGTAATTGAATTGGGTAAAACCCCAAAAGGACATGGTGTATTTCCAGGTGGACAATCAGGCAACCCTGGCAGCCCTTTCTATGATAACATGATCGATACCTGGGCAAACGGAAAATTGTACGACCTGTTCTTTATGCAGTCGCACGACGACCCTACTGCCAAAATAATTTCTCAGTTAAAAATATCAAAAAAATAGCGACATGGTTTTTATAGTAATCGTTATACTTTCTTTTTTGCTCCAAATGGTCTTACCCTGGTGGGTCATTGTTGTCATCTCGTTTGCTACCTGCGGTTTAATAGGCAAAACAGGTAAAATATCCTTATGGGCACCATTTTTTGCCATTTTGTTACTGTGGACAGGGATGGCACTTTTTAAAAGCCTGCCCAACAACAATTTGCTTGCAGGCCGTATTGCCGAAATGTTCGGTGTACAGTCCTGGCTTCTCATCCTGCTCCTTAGTTCACTACTTGGTGCTTTTACTGCCGGAGTCAGTGGCTATTGCGGCTACCATTTCAGGAAAGCCGTACTGATAAAGAAAACGAATTCTTAATTAAAAATTGTTGCGTATTTTTGTGGCGTGACTGATCTGACCCAACAAATTTTTTCTATCAGCAATACGCAGGAGTTTGAAAAAGCCAGCCTTGCCGTATTTAAGCACCAGGCCGAAAACTGTCAGGTATACAAAGCGTATATTGGAAACCTGAGAATAGATCCCTCAGGAGTTAGCACAACTGCACAAATACCTTACCTGCCCATCAGCTTTTTCAAAACACACGAAGTACTGAGTTCAACCGATCAGCCCGAAATTACATTCAGCAGCTCGGGCACTACAGGGATGGTTCAAAGCAAGCACCTGGTAACCCAGGTCAATCTTTACGAACAAAGCTTCAATAAAGCTTTTAAACAGTTTTATGGCGATATTGACAACACCTGCCTCCTTGCCCTTTTGCCCTCCTACCTTGAGCGGGATGGTTCATCGCTCATATATATGGTTGATGCCCTGTTAAAACAAAGCATGCACGGCGACAGTGGTTATTTCCTGCACAATCATTCTGAACTGTACCATAAGCTTCAGGAATTAAAATCAAGTCATCAAAAAACAATACTTATAGGGGTTACCTACGCCCTGCTCGATTTTGTTGAAGAATACAAGGTTGATTTTCCAGAATTGATTGTTATGGAAACAGGTGGCATGAAAGGGAAAAGAAAGGAAATGGTGCGTGAAGAATTACATCAGTTCCTGCAAAAGGGTTTTGGTGTTAATGCTATTCATAGCGAATACGGTATGACGGAGCTCCTTTCTCAGGCTTACTCCTATGGAAAGGGTATCTTTAACTGCCCCCCATGGATGAAAATCTACCTGCGCGACACCAATGATCCATTGAGTTTAGTTAGCAATAACAAAACAGGCGGCATCAATATAATAGATCTGGCCAATCTCCACTCCTGCTCATTTATCGCGACTCAGGACCTCGGACGTTTGCTTACTGATGGTTCATTTGAGGTCCTGGGCCGTTTTGACGACGCCGACATCAGAGGTTGTAACCTGCTTGTTAATTAGCACATAACCCACTGGTTAGCTAGTGTAAACGTTTATCGAATAAAAAGGGTTTACTATCGATGATCTTAACTTTGAGGGAGAGCGGATGGTTAACATTTAAAATATAATTGTATTCATCTTCTACAATTGCAGAGGGAACTTTTAACAACAAAGCCTCATTTGCCTTAGCAAAAGCATCGCCCCGCTTTTTCAATAAGGATGGGGAGGGGTAACTGTTCCAGTTTTTAGGCAACAACTCTTTTTCTATGGTTTGAATACTGCTTGCCGGAACATCAAAAATGGTAACACAAAAAGTTTCTGGGTCCTGTACTGTAGTTAAATGGGCCAGTACTTCCAGTGCAGCCAATGCCCTGCTGCTGGCAAGGTACAACACCGGAATACCTACACTGTTCCAGCGGCCACCAAATAATTTTGCTCCGGTGCCACTTACATCCAAAGCTCTTTTACAAAGCGAAATACGGTAAAGCAACATTAGCTAAAAACACCGTACTCTATACGGCCAAGGGTTTGCAAAATCAGTTCAAAGCCTATAGAAGTATCCAGCAGGTTTAAGGGAGCCTCACCGTTTAAGGTATAATTAGGGGTTTTCATCCAGTCGTTAAAGTTATCAATGGTACCAAAAACTTCAGTACCACGCTGGTATAACCTGGCCAGCTCTATGGCCTTTTCTGCATGTTCTGTTTTGATTAAAGTAGCAGGGGTATAACGTTGTAAAGTTCGTTCTGAAATGTGCATGATACCCGCTACCTCCTGTATGGTAAGCGATATTTGCTTTGCTAAACTTAACAACGCTTTTTTAGAAACGCCTTTACGTGCAAGGTTTAGCAAATCAAAATCTGTTGATGTGGCATAGCTGCTGCCCAATAAACCCACCAGTGAGGTTGGGTTCAAAGCCCCATAAGCTACTGCCGGTTCGGCAAGTTCAGTACGTGTTTCTGCTTTCTTTTTCATACCCATCAGACATTATATACAAATATAATACTTTTTGTCCGATAATCAAAGTTATCCTGCTCTTTTACCCAGCAGCAACCGAAAATGGTTAAGCGCACTTTAATTTGCAGTCAACAGGTAATAATTCTTCTTACCCTTCTGAACAACAATGAACTGTCCGTTTAAAAGATCAGTTGCACTCAACTGATCCGTCGGGTCTTTTAATTTTTCCTTATTTATGGATACGCCACCACCTTGTATCAGTTTCTTGGCTTCTCCTTTAGAGGCAAATACACTTGATTTTTCAGCCAGTAGTGTAGCTGCATCTATACCTTGCTCCAGTTCATCCTTTGAAATGGCAAATTGGGGAATCCCTTCAAATATCTCAAATACCTGTGCAACAGATAGGGTTTTAAAAAACTCCAGTGAGCCATTGCCAAACAAAAAATCTGAGGTTTTCAATGCTGTTTCCAGTGCTTCTTCAGAATGCGTTCTGATGGTGATATCTTCGGCAAGCGCCTTTTGCAGTATGCGCAGATGTGGAGCAGCATTGTGCTCATTTTCCAGCGTCTCTATCTCCTCTTTTGTTTTTAACGTAAAAATCCTGATCCATTTTTTTGTATCATCATCTGATGCGTTTAACCAGAATTGGTAAAACTTATAGGGTGATGTTTTTTCTGCATCCAGCCATACTGCACCACTCTCGGTTTTACCAAATTTTGTCCCATCTGCTTTTTTAATCAGGTGGGTGGTAATGGCATAAGCTGTTCCGGCATCTTTTCTTCTGATCAGTTCAGTTCCGGTAACGATATTGCCCCACTGATCGGAACCACCCATCTGGACCAGACAATTGTGATGTTTCCATAAATAATAAAAGTCATAACCCTGGATCAATTGGTAGCAAAACTCTGTAAATGACAAACCTGAATCTCCCTCAAGACGCCTTTTAACACTATCCTTTGCCATCATATAGTTTACCGTGATGTGTTTGCCG comes from the Pedobacter heparinus DSM 2366 genome and includes:
- a CDS encoding penicillin acylase family protein, producing MINKIKAFICVLIPIVLAYTLNTKFGDLPPILKFLNPFTGFWQNAERTAVKAQNKIVLKGAYQNVDIAFDDRMIPHIFAQNDHDVYFAQGYVTAMHRLWQMDFQTRFAAGRISEVVGKKAIELDKYQRRMGMVYGAENSLEGMMADPQSKEMILAYTAGINAYIHSLSRSQLPIEYKILDFKPEDWTPIKCALLLKQMSAVLAMGSDEFYMTNIRKKFGTDVVKDLFPDYPFKEDPIIPVGTKWDFTPLPIPPAPALFNEAVTATIKTRQKEEGIGSNNWALSGEKTASGYPILENDPHLDLTLPSIWYQIQLHAPGLNAYGVSLPGAPGIIIGFNKDIAWGVTNVAADVLDFYQVKFKDDTHKNYWYNNQWKNTSSRLEKIVVRNDKNIIDTVIYTHHGPVVYLQKTDFPKAKNIPVGNALRWIAHEKSNELKTFYLLNRGKNYADYRKALTFYTAPAQNFIFASAENDIAITANGKFPLKWKDQGKFILDGSDPKNDWQGWIPSSQNPTVKNPPRNFVSSANQSSTDPSYPYYINWEFSPYERGKRINDRLTAMNKATADSIINMQTDSYSIHAQNILPAILVMVDKNKLNATQKEALSIVTSWNKFYDAKSLAASVFDLWTKRLQFNIWDDEFTVSNIPMRYPSRDRTVQLILNEPNSKWIDNINTPVKETLSDLVNEAFRYSCDSLERKYGPIGKSWEWGNFKHTNVPHLAKIPGFGSKVLVTGGGKMTINALSESNGPSWRMVIELGKTPKGHGVFPGGQSGNPGSPFYDNMIDTWANGKLYDLFFMQSHDDPTAKIISQLKISKK
- a CDS encoding TonB-dependent receptor, with the protein product MRKMFTKAIFTLLLAITGFTVYAQSVVVSGLVTDKQTKQPIPGVGITVKGTTSGTATGANGRYSFSTSQKPPFVLVISFLGYASIEQEITGNTSDLIAELEPTAILGQEVVISASRTPERILESPVTIERIGAAAIKELPSASFYDALTSLKGVEASTQSLTFKSINTRGFNSNGNTRFNQFVDGMDNQAPGLNFSVGNIIGLSELDIDNVELLPGASSALYGAGGINGTLLMTSKNPFKYPGASFQFKTGVNHVNDDNSAVQQFNQLDVRVAKAWNNRFGFKATFSYLQAKDWFGNDSRNFDRVNNVLKPGDRNSDPNYDGINVYGDEVSQNMRNLVQGSIEPAIRAGILQASGNQFDPRLALGNVPAGSSYPVYLNFINTNVPAALRPAVINQYLPFYYGLTYPALLPNQSISRDGYNEADLVDYNTKSLKASGSFNYKITSTIEAIAQLTWGSGTSVYTGADRYSLRNFSIGQYKLELKGEDFFLRGYTTQERSGDSYISSVLGVSINEVASPNNTWFPAYIGSFIGARLGGQSVDAAHGTARTAANSTGRGRLLPGTVAFENVKNQIMNTNISATNINLTDPSKSVYGARFDDKTNLYHYEGMYNFSNALNNVVELQIGASSRLYQLRSGGTIFDDLNEDLNINEYGAFAQLGKKLFKDKFKLTFAGRYDKSTNFEGRFTPRITGVLTVAENNNIRASYQTGYRNPTTQNQYIDLSVLGGATRLIGGLPRSLNKYNLYADKGVLRKDYTAYLASVASSPTNTGDPSLLVPYTFDAKGLRPESVQSYELGYKGLISKQLLIDAYGYYNTYKDFITAITLFRGGTSYGVPVNAAGNVNTYGAALGLDYLLNKYTLSGNVSYNQIGDLPADYDNDFNTPKIRYNLGLANREIIKNVGFNVQYRWQGKYHWFSSFVVGDVPAFSTFDAQVNLKVPSVNSMIKIGGSNILNKYYVTSFGNPAIGALYYVSYTFNP
- the tyrS gene encoding tyrosine--tRNA ligase, translating into MTNFVEELRWRGMLQDMMPGTEEKLNEGMTAGYIGFDPTADSLHVGHLTQIMTLIHFQRAGHKPYALVGGATGMVGDPSGKSAERNLQTEDMVEHNLAGMKRQLSRFLKFEAAGNGAVMINNADWFKDMGLFDFIRDIGKHITVNYMMAKDSVKRRLEGDSGLSFTEFCYQLIQGYDFYYLWKHHNCLVQMGGSDQWGNIVTGTELIRRKDAGTAYAITTHLIKKADGTKFGKTESGAVWLDAEKTSPYKFYQFWLNASDDDTKKWIRIFTLKTKEEIETLENEHNAAPHLRILQKALAEDITIRTHSEEALETALKTSDFLFGNGSLEFFKTLSVAQVFEIFEGIPQFAISKDELEQGIDAATLLAEKSSVFASKGEAKKLIQGGGVSINKEKLKDPTDQLSATDLLNGQFIVVQKGKKNYYLLTAN
- a CDS encoding acyltransferase yields the protein MTDLTQQIFSISNTQEFEKASLAVFKHQAENCQVYKAYIGNLRIDPSGVSTTAQIPYLPISFFKTHEVLSSTDQPEITFSSSGTTGMVQSKHLVTQVNLYEQSFNKAFKQFYGDIDNTCLLALLPSYLERDGSSLIYMVDALLKQSMHGDSGYFLHNHSELYHKLQELKSSHQKTILIGVTYALLDFVEEYKVDFPELIVMETGGMKGKRKEMVREELHQFLQKGFGVNAIHSEYGMTELLSQAYSYGKGIFNCPPWMKIYLRDTNDPLSLVSNNKTGGINIIDLANLHSCSFIATQDLGRLLTDGSFEVLGRFDDADIRGCNLLVN
- a CDS encoding RES family NAD+ phosphorylase; the encoded protein is MLLYRISLCKRALDVSGTGAKLFGGRWNSVGIPVLYLASSRALAALEVLAHLTTVQDPETFCVTIFDVPASSIQTIEKELLPKNWNSYPSPSLLKKRGDAFAKANEALLLKVPSAIVEDEYNYILNVNHPLSLKVKIIDSKPFLFDKRLH
- the parS gene encoding antitoxin Xre/MbcA/ParS toxin-binding domain-containing protein, which produces MKKKAETRTELAEPAVAYGALNPTSLVGLLGSSYATSTDFDLLNLARKGVSKKALLSLAKQISLTIQEVAGIMHISERTLQRYTPATLIKTEHAEKAIELARLYQRGTEVFGTIDNFNDWMKTPNYTLNGEAPLNLLDTSIGFELILQTLGRIEYGVFS